Sequence from the Aquimarina sp. Aq107 genome:
ACAAGATTCCGATAAAAATGCTTCAAAAACTCTACAGACACTCTGACCTAAAAACGACTATAAATTATCAGGCCAACTTTATCCATAAAGAAGCTGATGATGCACTAGAAAGCGTTTTAACATTTTAAAGGTATTATATTAACAGCTTAGTCTAATCGATTGCTAAAGTGAGGTGAATTTTTAACTCCGATTAAAAATAATTGCAACATTTGACGGTAGGAATATTTTGTTTGTTTGTATATTGAATGAATTAGAACCTTAACCTACTTGCTACAATCTAAAATGGAACTGAAGGAATATATCATAGTTAATATCGATGCCACATTTGACGGTAATCTTCCCTTCAAATCCTACAAAAAAAAAGTAAAAAAGGGTTCAGTTTTCACACACTTTGAGCAACTAGAAAAAAAAGTATACTTTTTGAATGAAGGAATTGTTCAAGTAGAAATTAAATCTAAAAGCGAGATTAAAATTTTAGACTTTTTTTTCAAGAATTCCTTTTTTGCCTCTTACAGCTCTCTTTTATCAAATTCACCTTCTGATGTTTGCATTACTGCATTTACAGATTGTGAAGTAGAAATCATCGAATATCAAGATTTAATGGCTGCCTATGACTCCTCGCTTCTAGCCAACAAATTGGGTAGAATTGAAACCGAAAAACTCTATTTAAGAAAGGTTCAGAGAGAAAAAGAGCTACTTACCAAAACAGCTGAAGAAAGATATATTTTGCTTCTTTCAAATCATCCTCAGATAATAGAACAAATTCCGATTAAGGATATTTCAAAATATTTGGGTATTCAACCGGAGAGTTTGAGCAGAATAAGGAAAAAAATTATTTCTTAACATTAGGTCAACTTTTAGGCTGAAAACTTTGGCTACTTTCCAAAACAAAAAAGGATGCTGTACAAAATACTGAAATATCCTTTTTTCGGAAACTATATGGTCAAATGGAGAAATCCAATTCCTGCAGATGAACGAAAAGAGTGGAGGCAACTAACGGTAAAAAGCAAAAGCGGAGCCACTTTAAAAGGGCTTTTTGCATCGTCTAAAACGGTTAATGAAAAGGCAACTATAGTTCTCGGTCATCCTATGGGCAAGGAAGCAAAGGGGTATTTTATTAAACGAGGATACACAGATTTGCTAAGAAAAAACGGTTTTAATACTTTAATTTTTGATATCAATGGTTTTGGGGAAAGCACTAATGGTAATTTCTCATATTTTGAGGATATTGTTGCAATAGGAATAAAAGCAAAAACAATAACCCCAAAGTTACCTATTGGTTATTTTGGAATCTCATTAGGTGATCAATGGTCTACCATTGCATTTGCCGATGAAGGCCATCGCTATGATTTTGCCATAGTTGAAAGTTCCGCAACAACATTAGAAGAGTTTTGGAAAAGATTTCCTTTTGCATATAGGACCTTGAAATTTCTTAATATCATTTTACCCAAATATACCAGGAAAATCAAAATGATTGAACGAATTAAAGAAGCTAAAAGACTGAAATCGCTATTGTTGATTTATTCACATAAAGATTCTTGGGTTCCCTTTGATATGGGGCGGCGATTTCTAAAGAACAGCCCAGTGCCAACCGAACTTTGGTCTGTAGAAGATTCTAGACATGCTGAAATAATGAGGTCAAAACATAAAAAGGAATATCAAGAAAAAATAGTATCCTTCTTTAATACAGAATCACGAAAAGTAGCTATAGGAGACAACTCACAAAATTAAATTTCGGCTACAGTCCATATATCATGACATTCATCTGGATGTATTATCTGTGATTGGGTTAATATGCTTTAACATTTCAAATTGTTTAGCCAAGTTTCCATTTTCCTTATCATCCACATCCCTATAAACAGATATAACCGCAATCATAACTGGCGCCATTTATCAACATATGTAAATGCACCTCAATGTCTTTCATAGGAAATTTGTAAAAAAATAAATCTTTTTATAAATAAGCTACTAATGAAATCAGACAACATAAAAACAATCGCCCTTGTACTTTTATTATTAATAACGACGAGTATAAGTGCCCAAAACAAAAAGATGCTCTTTATTATGAGTGCAGCTGACTCATTATCCTTGAATGAAGGAAAAAAACTTCGCCAAACGGGAGTCTTTCTAAATGAGTTTTACTTCTCCTATAAAGCTGCCATCAATCGTGGATATCAAGTAGATTTTGCCACACCTGCTGGTATGATTGCCACCATTGATGAAGAGAGTATGAAGGATAAATATTGGAAAGAACAACAAAGTACCCAAGAAGAAGCCATATCCTTTGTGAAGGAAAACCACTTCTTTAACCACCCTTTAAGCCTAAAAGAAGCTTTCGAACAAAAAGAACAATATGCAGGGCTAATTATACCTGGCGGACAAGGACTCATGGTTGACCTCTTCTACAACCCACTGATTCCGATGTTTCTGAAAACGTTTCAACAAGACCAAAAAGTGATTGGGCTTATATGCCATGCGCCAAGTTTGCTACTGACAATTCCCGAGCATGAAAACCCATTTATTGGTTACGAAGTAAACTCTGTCAGTCCTTTTGAGGAATTCTATATTGAGACCTTTATAATGAAAGGCAAGCCTAAAAATCGAAAAATAGCGAAACGATTGAAGCGATTAGGTTTAAAATACAGAAGCAAAGGACCAAAAGCAGATTTTGCAATAGCGCATAAAAACCTTGTAACAAGTCAAAACCCGTTTTCTAGCGACTCTTTTAACAAACTCTATTTCGATACTTTATCTAAAAAATCAAATTCAGAAGTTTCCAAATAATCACTATCAAAAAACAACAACGGATTAACTTAGAGAACTACTTCAACCCCAATTTCTTTAAGCGGTACTCTAAAGTAGTAGGTTTAATGTTCAATAATTTGGCGGCACCTTTGTCCCCTCGTATTCGCCAATTGGTCTTTTTTAAAACATCCAATAATTTATCTCGTTCTATTCTGTTTTGCTCAGCTTTTATCTTTTCCAAATCAAATTCTGGCACTGAACTTTCAGTTATAGCATTCTCTTTATTTTTTCGAATTGTGCTTCTTTTTAGAGGAACTAGTTCTCGTGCCCATGATAATGCCTTTCCTTGATTTAGTATAGTGGCTTGTTCTACTAAATTTTGAAGCTCTCTAATATTTCCTGGCCAATCATATTGCAATAGTTCTTGCATCGCCTTTTCTTTAATTCCCATAAAAGGGACATTTAATTTAGTGCAGAATTTCTGCGCAAAAAAAGTGGCTAATAATGGAATATCCTCCTTTCGTTCTTCGAGCGAAGGCATTTTTAGTGGGAAAACATTAAGCCTGTAATACAGGTCTAATCTAAAATTCCCTTTTTCGCACTCATCTTGCAAATCACGATTCGTAGCTGCTATAATTCTAACATTTGTTTTTATCAATTCCTTACCTCCTATTCGTTCGATTTCCTTTTCCTGTAATGCCCTTAGTAATTTTGGCTGAAGTTCTAAGGGCAGCTCTCCAATCTCATCTAAAAACAGTGTGCCGTTATTGGCTAATTCGAACTTACCTATTCTACGTTCGAAAGCGCCGGTGAAACTTCCTTTTTCATGACCGAACAACTCTGACTCTACAAGCTCTTTTGGCAAGGTGGCACAATTTACTTTTATAATAGGTTTCCTTTTTCTATCTGAACGATTATGTATTGCACGGGCTGTGAGTTCTTTACCCGTACCCGTTTCGCCTTCTATAAGAACCGAAACATCAGTATTGGCGACAATATCAATGTTTTTAAACACCGTTTTTAATAAGGGACTGTTACCAATAATCTCTTCAAAGTTATGCTCTGCTTTTACTTCTTCTATGAGATAATCTCGCTCTAAGCGTAATTCCTCACTTAATCTTTGAACTTCCTCTTTTGCCAAAACATTACTTAGTGCAACGCTTACCTGATTTGCAATAGATTTAAAAAACGATACATCAGCATCACTAAATCCATCTTTATGTTTCCTCCAAAAACAAAGCATCCCGATAAGTTCATCACCATTTTTCAAAGGGCCGCCAATGATTTGGCGATATCCCTCCTTTAGAATTATCTCGAAGTGGGGATGTTTCCATTTATCAAAAAGCTGTTGCACATCCATGACCAATGGACCGTTTTTAGCAAAATAGATTGAAGAATCGGTTAGCGGCAGCCAGCCAGTAATTCCTGCTTTTTTAATCTTGCTAGTTGCAGGGGAACCATATTCTTCATCAATCATTAAATCACGTTCTTTTTGATTGTCTATATCGTAAGCAAACAAGCCAACATCATCAAATGGGAATACCGCTTTAATATCATTAAAAATAGTTTCAATAAGCCTAGAACTGCTTTTAATACTTGCCATGGCTTCACTAACCATGAGTAAATTCTCTACCTTTATCTTTTCGCTCAGTACCTCTTCGTTGGCCAAAACATTTTTTACAGCCAAAGCCACCTGTTCTGAAATCGCCTTAAAAAAAGAAAAATCTTCTTCTGAATAGAAGTCTTCTTTTTTTGCGTTGAAACAAAACATTCCGAAGGTCTTACCACCACTTTGCAAACCAATACCAATAATTTGCCTTAGACCTTCCTTTAACATTAAATCAAATTGTGGGTGAGGCCATTTTACTTTATCTGTTGGTATATGAAATAAGTGAGGATTTTTTCCTCTAGATAACATATCCACAGCACTACCCTTATGTTGAAATTTGCCAAGTAACTCAGCATTTATAAGCGATACTTGCAACGTATCGAGTTCACCTAAAATGTCAATATCATCTAAAATTTCGTAATGTTCATTTTTTTTGGTATCGATGATAAATAGACCAGCACCATCAAAAGGGAATACCGGTTTTATGGTATCAAAGATGACTTTTAGTAATTCTTTTCGATTCTGGATATTTGAAGCTGCAGTACTTATTTTGAGCAAATCTTCTATACGCTTTTGACGTTTGATAAGCTTTTCAGAATCCATCACATTTTTTACTGCGACAGCAAGCAAATCTGCAATCGCCTTAAATAATGGAAAATGAGACGGGGAATACTGGTTTTCTTTATGAGTATCAAAGAATATTAGACCAGTGACTTTATTCCCAACCTGTAAAGTGGTTACCATCATTTCTTTAAGCCCTGCGTCTTGCATTATAGGCAAAAAGGGATTGTCAGGGAATTTAGTTACAGCATCCTTAAGTTTTAGGATTGTAGTATTGGTCAGACAAAACTTTATAAGCGAGTCCATCTCCATATACTTTTCAAACCCAAGAGTTTCAAGTTTCTCATTGGTTTGCGTCATATGATAATTATCAGATACAGCTAGGTCCTTCCATTTTTCACCACTTTCGTCCAGAACTACCAAACCTACATCATCTAATGGAATAACAGTATTGATTTTATCAAAAATGAGTGTAAAAAGTTCTTGTCTGTTTTCAATAGTTGCTATGACTCTACTGATAGAGAGAAGCGTTTCTTTAAATGTCCGTTCTGCTACAAGTCTTTCGTTGGTAATTATTTTTTGAACCACTAATGCCAACTGTTCAGAAATGGCCTTAAAAAAGGGAAAGTCTTTTTCAGTATAAAACCCTTGTACTTTACTATTAAAGCATAAGAAGCCTATTTTGTTTCCATTGACCAATAAAGGAGCTGCAATTAATTCTTTTAAACCGTGCTCCTGCATAGTTGCCCACTGTGGGTTAGGGTAAACAACCGCTTGTTTATTGACTTCATAAATTGTTACATCATTAACATATATCCAGGCATCGGGATGATTACCTGAGAAAGGAAATGGTCCTAGTAAATCGTGATTAGCTAATTCATCTTGAATTCCTCCTTCTAAAATTCCTTCTTCTAAAACCTCCCAAAACACATCTCTATTCTCATCTATGACGAATAAACCCGCATTGTCAAAAGGAAAAATAGCTTGAATGGTCTTATATATAGAATGTAGAAGCTGTTTACTAGTGGTGGTTTTTAATAAGGCGTTACTAATCGAAAGCAGTTTTGCTTTTTCGGTTGTGGTCAATTTTTTTTTGGCCATTCTCTTTAAAGTTTAAAAAACTCCAAAAAAATACAAAATTTTTATATAAAATTATATTTAATCTTCTTTTTTCTGAAAATCATTTTTTCGACTAATAATTTAATTAACTGATATTCAATGGATTAAAATTAAAGTAATTTCTAAATGTCAATTGGCACACTTATAGCCTTAAGACACCTGTCTGAACAAAAAATACAGGCCTAATAAACACAACGGGAATTTTAAAATATTCACCTATTAGATTTAAGAATAACATATAACATGTCCTTAGGTAAAAAACTTTTAGAAATGCAATCTAATTACGTCAAGGACCAAATTAGACAACGCCATGGAACCATAAGAAGTTACTATAACGAAATATTTAGGCTATTTATTAATAAACACTATTTAGAGGAAAACAATATCCATGAAGACCGCTATATACAGCTATCTAGGTGGTTAGTGAAATTAACCATAGAACTTAATGAATTTGGAGCAGACCATGCCTTGAATATTATTAAGACTATAAAAAAAGACGCTGAATTTTATTACTCAAGCGGAAGGTTAAACTATGCCTCCAAAAACAAAATACACACATAAAATAATTAATATGAAATCAGAGATTAAAGAAACAACCAATTATGTCCATGTGCATGGAATGCCTTACAAAGGAAAAATTTTAATCGTAGCAAGTAGTCCAACCGTATCCGACCAAACAGGGTGGCCAATTGGTTTTTGGGCAGCAGAATTAACCCATCCCTTACATGTTTTTCAAGAAGCAGGTTATCAGGTAGAATTAGCTTCGACCGAAGGTGGTAAAATAATAATGGATGGCTATTCCAGTCCAACAGATGAGAGCGGCTATTCCGCTCATGACATCATATCATTGGGCTATATGCAGCTGGATTGGTTTAACCAAATGTTGGAAAACACCAAGAAGTTAACTGATGTGAATACTAGCGATTACGATGCTATATTCCTAGTAGGCGGTCAAGGCCCCATGTATACATTCAAAGGCAATCACGATTTGGAAAAGTTATTCGCCAGCTTCTATGAATCAGGAAAACCAAGTGCTGCAGTTTGTCATGCTACAACGCTACTGTTAGAAGCAAAAAAAACAACCGGAGAACTTATTGTAATCAATAAAACATGGACAGGCTTTTCCAATGCGGAAGAAGACTATTCGGATAACGCAGTAGGTCAAAAAATTCAACCTTACCGAATAGAGGATGAAGCCAATAAAATTGCAGAAACCCATTTTAAAGTAGCAACACCATTGGCCTCTTATGCCATAGCGGATGGAAACCTGATTACAGGCCAGCAACAAAACTCTGGAGCAGCTGCAGCAAACCTGGTTGTAAATCAATTAAACACAAACACATAAAAACCATAAACAATGAAAAGAAAAGCAACGGCCACTTGGCAAGGAGGCGGAATGGAAGGCACAGGGAGTTTAACTACCGTTAGTGGTGTTTTTAACGAACAGCCTTACTCATTTAAAACCCGTTTCAAAAACGAAGATGGCACCTTGGGTACCAATCCCGAAGAATTGATTGCGGCAGCACATGCTGGATGTTTTAATATGGCTTTGAGTTTTCAGCTTGGAGATGCCGGTTTCATACCAGAAGCCTTAAATACCCAGGCCGTTTTAGCTATGGAAAATGTTGACGGACATTTTAAAATAATAGGGATAGAATTGAACTTAGAAGCTACAGTGGATGGCATTGAAAATGACAAATTTCAAGAGATTGCAGCCAATGCAAAAAGCAGCTGTCCTGTTTCCCAAGCTCTTTCTTCAGTTGATATTACCCTTAACGCAACTTTGACTCAATGAAACAGTTAATTTTCCCCATCTTATTAGCATTCGCAGCAGGTGCATTTGTTCCTATTCAAACGGGGGCGAACGCATTGCTCGGCAAAAACCTTGGAAGTGGAATGTTGTCCACTTTGGTGGTTTTTGTTGTAGCAACTTTATCAACAGCCTTATTTATCGCTTTTCAGAGGCCAACAATACCTAACATCACCCAACTTTCAGCAATACCCTTATATGCTTGGGTAACTGGTGGCATATTAGGCGCAGCTTACATCTATCTGCTTATCTATACTGCCCCTAAATTAGGAATGGCAGGAGTGGTTGGTTTTGTTGTTTCTGGTCAACTGATAGCTGCCATGCTATTTGACCACTTTGGATGGATGGGTTTTGAGCAGCATTCCATCAATTGGAAAAGATTTCTCGGCGCCCTCCTTTTGATTACAGGAGTACTAATAATTAAAAAATACTAAACAATATAGACAATGAATACACAAGAAATAGCTTACAGACTAGTAGAGCTTTTAAAATACGGCAAATTTGAAGAGGCTCAAAAAGAACTTTTCGACAATGAAGCAATCAGTACTGAACCCGCATCATCTAAAATCCCTGAAGTAAAAGGCTTAGATGCCATTCTTCAAAAAGGAGAACAATTTAGAAGTAGTGTTGAGGCTTGGCATGGTATAACCGTGAGTGACCCTGTTATTTCTAAAAAACACTTTGCATTAGGATTAAAAGTTGACCTGACTTTTAAAGGACAGGAAAAATCTGAAATGGATGAGATTATCATCTATGCTGTAAAAGAAGGTAAAATTACTCATGAACAATTTTTCTATTAGATATGAAACTAGCATTTATTGGAATAGGTAATGTAGGCTTTGCATTGGCTAACAGTTTACAAAAAAAAGGACACGAAATCATTATTGCACATGATAATATAAACAGTGGTAGTGTTGTAAACGCGCAAAGTAAAAACCCATCATTTTCATTACTTCCCATTCAGGAAGCTATTGACAAAGCAGAACTTGTTTTGCTGGCAGCACCGTTTCAACGCAATGAAGAAATTTTGAAACCATTGAATTTTAATGGTAAAACACTCATAGACTGTACCAACCCTGTTGGTGCAGGTATTTCCCATGGTTTGGAAAGCAAAATATCTGGTGCAGAAAAAGTACAGGAGTGGGCAACTAATAGCTATGTGGTAAAAGCCTACACCATTTATGGTTTTGAAAACTTAGAGAATTCAGAATTCTCCAATTACAATACGAAACCTGTTATGCTAATTGCAGGAAATAATTTGCAGGCAAAACAACAAGTCGAATTATTAAATAAGGATTTAGGGTTTGAATCATTAGATGTAGGCGATTTACCTCAATCACTCCATTTGGAGCACATGACATTGCTTTGGGTGAAAATGGTAAGAAGAGACGGTCATCATCCCAATTTTACTTGGGCTTATCTCGAAAGGTAGGTTTGACCAATTTGGCATTAATGGACCAACAAAGGATAAGCTATCCTAAGGTCTTCGAGCAATTCAAAATTATTAAATATTAATTTTTAGAATAGTAAAATGAAAACATTAAAAGAATTATCAGATTTATACGAAATTCAAGAACTACGCTACAAATTCGCTAAGGCTTTGGACAATCAGGATTGGGATTTATTTCAATCACTTCTAAACGATAAGCTAGATATCGATTATTCCAATTTCGGAATTCCAAAGGCAGAAATGACCAGTCAAGACTATACAACAATGATGAAGCATTCCTTTTCTACCGACAGGCTTCAAACAGAGCACTTTGTAACGAATATGCTAATCGATATTCAAGGTACATCTGCTACAGCTGAAGTGAATGTGCTCGCAAGACACATTGTTAAAAATAATGACGATGAGCATAAACTTGATGTTAATGCCTATTACGAAGACAAATTTATAGAGACTGAAACCGGATGGAAGTTCAACGCTGTAAAAATTAACCCAAGATGGATGACAGGCGACCCTTCCAAAATATTCACTTTTTAGATGTGTCAATCATAAAAACAATAATAGTAACACTTAAAATTATGAAAACACGACACAACATTATTTCCAGCACATTAACGCTATTTCTTGTGTTACTCATGAGTTGTGAGAATAGTAATAAAGTACAGGAAACTCTAATACTTAGTGTACAAGTATCTCCTGCAATAAAAAAAACAATTACAGAATGGGATGAATTCACAGGACGTTTTGAGGCTACTAATCGGGTTGAAGTTCGCGCTCGAATTAGCGGTTATATCGATAAGGTGAATTTTAGAGATGGCCAAATGGTTCAAAAAGGCGACGTGCTTTTCATCATTGACCCCAGACCTTACCAGATAGCTTTACAGGAAGCTAGAGCGGCTTACGGACAAGCACAAGCAAATTACAAACAAGCGCAGGATAACTTTAAACGAGTAAAATCATTAAAGGAATCTGGAGCAGTATCTCTTGAGGAATACGACAGTCGCGAGCAGGCCGTTGCGGGAAATTTGGCAAGGTTACAAGTAGCACAGGCGGCTATTGATAATGCAAGACTCAATTTACAGTTTTCCAAAGTCACAGCCCCTATCTCCGGGCGTATTGGAAGAGATTTAGTGAATGCGGGCAACCTTATTAGCGGAGGCACTTCATCGGCAACAGTACTAACAACAATTGTAGCTACGGACCCTATTCATTTTTATTTCACAGGTAGTGAATCTGATTTTTTAAAATATTCCAGATTAGCAAGGACCGGCCAACGCGGTTCCTCTCGTGATAATGCAAACCCGGTAGAAGTACGTCTTGTAGACGAAACTGAATTTGCTCACAAAGGAGCGATGGATTTTGTAAACAACGAGATAAGTCGTGGCACCGGCGCCATTGAAGCCAGAGCCATTTTTGAAAATAAAAATCATCTTCTTGAACCCGGTATGTTTGGACGAGCTCGTTTGCAGGGTAGAGCCTCTTATGAAGTTTTAATGGTGCCGGATGTGCTAATAGGTACTAATCAAACTGTGAAATTTTTATATACCGTAGGGACAGATTCTCTTACAAAAGCGACTCCGGTTACTCTTGGTAATTTATATCAAAATAAATATCGAATCATTAGAGATGGTCTCACTCCTGAGGACAAAATTGTAATCTCAGATATACAGAAGTTGAGGCCAGGGATGAAGGTTGACTACTCAGAAAGCGATACACTCCAAAAAGAGATAATGGAACTAACGGAAAACTAAAAGGATATGAAATTTAGCCACATATTTATAGACCGCCCCATTTTGGCAAGCGTTTTATCCATATTCATCATTTTGATAGGTGGATTGGCCTATTTTGGTCTTCCCTCTTCACAGTATCCCGATGTCGCACCGCCCACTATCAGTATAAACGCGGTATATCCTGGCGCCAATGCCGAAGTGGTTGCAAGTACAGTCGCTACTCCCCTCGAACAAGAGGTGAACGGTGTGGAAGGAATGCTCTACATGACATCTCAATCCACTAGTGATGGGGTTATGAGTTTGAACGTTACTTTTGATTTAGGGACGGATATTGACAAAGCACAAGTATTGGTGCAAAATAGGGTGGCTCAGGCCGAAGCACGTTTGCCATCACAAGTGAGGCAGTTAGGAATTACCACAAAAAAAGTATCTCCAGACTTGCTCATGGTAATCAATTTATTTTCGCCAGATGAAACCTTTGACCAGACATATATTGCTAACTATGCCGTACTTCAGCTAAGAGATAAAATAGCGCGTTTACAGGGAGTTGGAGACATAAGCCTTGTTGGGGCAAGTGCTTATTCTATGCGAATCTGGTTAAATCCTGACCGTATCGCCGCCTTGGATATTACTGCAGGAGAAATACTGAGCCGACTTCGAGGGCAAAACGAACAGATAGCTAGTGGTATTCTTAATCAATCCCCTACCTCCAATCAAAATGCTTTTGAACTAAGTATCCAAACCCAAGGTAGACTTCAGAATGTTGAGGAATTTGAAAACATTATTATAAAGACCGGAGCAGACGGCAGTATCGTCCGTTTGAAAGATATTGGACGTGTAGAAATAGGAGCAGAAAATTATGTTACTCGCGGACTCCTTGATGGAGACAAAGCTGTAGCTATGCCCATCTCTCAACGACCAGGTTCAAATGCCCTAGAAACTGCTGAAAATATTGTAGAGATGATGAAAGTTGCCTCAAAAGATTTTCCACCAGGATTAGCATATAAAATTGCCTACAATCCCACTGAATTTGTTGAAGAATCACTTAGTGAGGTAGGGCGCACCATTTTTGAAGCTATCGTATTAGTAATCCTTGTGATTCTTTTGTTTCTGCAATCTTGGAGGGCGGCCGTAATTCCCATAGTGGCAATTCCCATATCACTTATTGGAACATTTGGGGTTATGCAGGCGTTTGGTTTTTCACTTAATAATTTGTCTTTATTTGGTCTGGTACTCGCCATAGGTATTGTAGTCGATGATGCTATTGTGGTTGTCGAAAATATGGAAAGGCGCTTAGCCGAAGGGCTTTCCCCAAGAGATGCAGCTAGAAAGACCATGGACGAGGTTGGTGGAGCCTTGGTTGCCATTGGATTGGTACTAGTAGCGGTATTTCTACCTACCATGTTTCTTGAAGGTGTTTCTGGACAGTTTTACAAACAATTTGGACTCACTATTTCTGTAGCAACGGTAATCTCGGTATTTGTCTCACTAACTTTGAGTCCTGCGTTATCTCGATTATTATTAAAACCTCATAAAGAGGTTCAATTAAGCGAACATCAACCATGGTATAAAAATCCATTTTCATCCTTTGCTAAGGCTTTTAATCGAGGAATGGATACTTTATCTCAAAAGTATGGCAATACTGTAGGCAGTTTCATTCGCCGCTTCGTAATAGTATTGATGGTGTATTTAGGGCTGATGGGGCTAACAGGATATGAGTTTAACAAAGTTCCCACTGGCTTTATACCTGATTTAGACCAAGGGTACTATATTACCGTAATACAACTACCTCCTGGCGCTTCCCTATCCCGAACTGAAGAAGTGGTAAAAGAAACTTCAAATAGACTGTTGGAAATTGAAGGGATTGATAAGGCCATTGCTTTTTCTGGTTTTGA
This genomic interval carries:
- a CDS encoding nuclear transport factor 2 family protein; amino-acid sequence: MKTLKELSDLYEIQELRYKFAKALDNQDWDLFQSLLNDKLDIDYSNFGIPKAEMTSQDYTTMMKHSFSTDRLQTEHFVTNMLIDIQGTSATAEVNVLARHIVKNNDDEHKLDVNAYYEDKFIETETGWKFNAVKINPRWMTGDPSKIFTF
- a CDS encoding NADPH-dependent F420 reductase, yielding MKLAFIGIGNVGFALANSLQKKGHEIIIAHDNINSGSVVNAQSKNPSFSLLPIQEAIDKAELVLLAAPFQRNEEILKPLNFNGKTLIDCTNPVGAGISHGLESKISGAEKVQEWATNSYVVKAYTIYGFENLENSEFSNYNTKPVMLIAGNNLQAKQQVELLNKDLGFESLDVGDLPQSLHLEHMTLLWVKMVRRDGHHPNFTWAYLER
- a CDS encoding efflux RND transporter permease subunit; this encodes MKFSHIFIDRPILASVLSIFIILIGGLAYFGLPSSQYPDVAPPTISINAVYPGANAEVVASTVATPLEQEVNGVEGMLYMTSQSTSDGVMSLNVTFDLGTDIDKAQVLVQNRVAQAEARLPSQVRQLGITTKKVSPDLLMVINLFSPDETFDQTYIANYAVLQLRDKIARLQGVGDISLVGASAYSMRIWLNPDRIAALDITAGEILSRLRGQNEQIASGILNQSPTSNQNAFELSIQTQGRLQNVEEFENIIIKTGADGSIVRLKDIGRVEIGAENYVTRGLLDGDKAVAMPISQRPGSNALETAENIVEMMKVASKDFPPGLAYKIAYNPTEFVEESLSEVGRTIFEAIVLVILVILLFLQSWRAAVIPIVAIPISLIGTFGVMQAFGFSLNNLSLFGLVLAIGIVVDDAIVVVENMERRLAEGLSPRDAARKTMDEVGGALVAIGLVLVAVFLPTMFLEGVSGQFYKQFGLTISVATVISVFVSLTLSPALSRLLLKPHKEVQLSEHQPWYKNPFSSFAKAFNRGMDTLSQKYGNTVGSFIRRFVIVLMVYLGLMGLTGYEFNKVPTGFIPDLDQGYYITVIQLPPGASLSRTEEVVKETSNRLLEIEGIDKAIAFSGFDGATFTIASNSAAIFSTLKPFEERHDKGIEYQELLNEVRMKTGNNPNANIFTITPPPVSGIGNGGGFKLMVQDKQNMGPKALADATFQLMIAANQHPKLSNVFTVFNANTPQLYLDIDREKAEKLGVPVTEVFRALEIFIGSAYVNDFNYLGKTFRVTAQADAPYRLTPDDVERIRVRNISGEMIPLGTVVNFTDVAGPARVLRYNLYNAAALNGAPAIGVSSGEALEAMEQLASEVLPQGFDYEWTELALQQKKSSGTAGIAFGLAVLFIFLLLAAQFESWLLPFSIILIVPMGLFSAIIGLDIFGFANDILTQIGMVVLIGLASKNAILIVEFAKQQEDEGMELYAAAKKAATLRLRPILMTSFAFILGVVPLLLASGAGSEMRNSLGLAVFIGMLGVTFFGLLFTPVFYVVSRKIGLIKFSKTKKEVSQDYPAPSSAISEKNT
- a CDS encoding efflux RND transporter periplasmic adaptor subunit; translated protein: MDDRRPFQNIHFLDVSIIKTIIVTLKIMKTRHNIISSTLTLFLVLLMSCENSNKVQETLILSVQVSPAIKKTITEWDEFTGRFEATNRVEVRARISGYIDKVNFRDGQMVQKGDVLFIIDPRPYQIALQEARAAYGQAQANYKQAQDNFKRVKSLKESGAVSLEEYDSREQAVAGNLARLQVAQAAIDNARLNLQFSKVTAPISGRIGRDLVNAGNLISGGTSSATVLTTIVATDPIHFYFTGSESDFLKYSRLARTGQRGSSRDNANPVEVRLVDETEFAHKGAMDFVNNEISRGTGAIEARAIFENKNHLLEPGMFGRARLQGRASYEVLMVPDVLIGTNQTVKFLYTVGTDSLTKATPVTLGNLYQNKYRIIRDGLTPEDKIVISDIQKLRPGMKVDYSESDTLQKEIMELTEN